A genomic stretch from Zeimonas sediminis includes:
- a CDS encoding hydroxymethylglutaryl-CoA lyase: MNLSPDPVSIREVGLRDGLQSIARTLPTELKLEWLRDAHAAGLREIEVGSFVPARLLPQLADTAELVAFAKTLPGLTVSVLVPNLKGAERALESGAHAMLLPLSASQAHSLANLRKTPEEVLREIAAIVALRDAAGASCHVEIGISTAFGCTLQGRVEPEEVLHLLRAVSDLGVDAIGLADTVGYADPKAVSSLFASGLEIAGNRLGCGHFHDTRGLGMANAFAAWQVGIRRFDASLGGLGGCPHAPGASGNVATEDLAYLFASMDEETGLDFDALIALRGKVAGWLEDVPLHGSIWRAGLPKTMREAA, from the coding sequence ATGAACCTCTCGCCCGATCCCGTGTCCATCCGCGAAGTCGGCCTGCGTGACGGCTTGCAGAGCATCGCCCGCACGCTCCCGACCGAGCTCAAGCTCGAATGGCTTCGCGACGCGCACGCCGCCGGCCTGCGGGAGATCGAGGTCGGTTCCTTCGTGCCGGCCCGCCTGTTGCCGCAGCTCGCCGACACGGCCGAGCTCGTCGCCTTCGCGAAGACGCTGCCCGGGCTGACCGTGTCGGTGCTCGTGCCCAACCTGAAGGGCGCCGAACGAGCGCTCGAGAGCGGCGCCCACGCGATGCTGCTGCCGCTGTCGGCCAGCCAGGCGCACAGCCTGGCCAACCTTCGCAAGACGCCGGAGGAAGTGCTGCGCGAGATCGCGGCCATCGTGGCCCTGCGCGACGCCGCCGGAGCTTCGTGCCATGTCGAGATCGGCATCAGCACCGCGTTCGGCTGCACGCTCCAGGGCAGGGTCGAACCGGAGGAAGTGCTGCACCTGCTGCGCGCGGTGAGCGACCTGGGCGTCGACGCGATCGGGCTTGCCGACACGGTCGGCTACGCCGATCCGAAGGCGGTGAGCAGCCTGTTCGCCAGCGGCCTCGAGATCGCCGGCAACCGGCTCGGCTGCGGCCACTTCCACGACACGCGCGGGCTGGGCATGGCCAATGCGTTCGCCGCCTGGCAGGTCGGCATCCGCCGCTTCGATGCCTCGCTGGGCGGCCTCGGCGGCTGCCCGCACGCGCCAGGGGCGAGCGGCAACGTGGCCACCGAGGACCTCGCCTACCTGTTCGCCAGCATGGACGAGGAGACCGGCCTGGACTTCGACGCGCTGATCGCGCTGCGCGGCAAGGTCGCGGGCTGGCTCGAGGACGTGCCGCTGCACGGCTCGATCTGGCGCGCGGGCCTGCCCAAGACGATGCGCGAAGCCGCCTGA
- a CDS encoding LysR family transcriptional regulator, translating to MTRGIDPLTLRLFVAVCEERNIARAAAREALVASAVSKRIAAVEREIGASLLVRGRRGVAPTAAGEALLRRAREILGAMDRLQAELDEFASGVQGNVRVIASVTALAERLPEDIASFLARYQSVRVSLDEGVSTAIVRAVREGAADLGVLWDVADLEGLQAVPYRSDRLCVVMQAGHPLSGLPAVRFEQTLAYPSIGVTPGGRMEVILRRQAALLGHVLTPRIVVSSLDAARRIAAAGLGLAILPEEVTAPHAGAGGLALVPLSDSWARRQFVVCSRPDSLLSAAARLLNEHLKREALHG from the coding sequence ATGACCCGAGGCATCGACCCCCTGACCCTTCGCCTGTTCGTCGCCGTGTGCGAGGAGCGCAACATCGCCCGGGCCGCGGCGCGCGAGGCGCTGGTCGCATCCGCGGTCAGCAAGCGGATCGCGGCGGTCGAGCGGGAGATCGGCGCGTCGCTGCTGGTGCGCGGGCGGCGCGGCGTCGCGCCCACCGCTGCCGGCGAGGCCTTGCTGCGGCGGGCCCGCGAGATCCTGGGCGCGATGGACCGGCTGCAGGCCGAGCTCGACGAGTTCGCCAGCGGGGTGCAGGGCAACGTGCGCGTGATCGCCAGCGTGACGGCGCTGGCGGAACGCTTGCCCGAGGACATCGCGAGCTTCCTCGCTCGCTACCAATCGGTGCGGGTGAGCCTCGACGAGGGCGTCAGCACCGCGATCGTGCGCGCGGTCCGAGAGGGGGCCGCTGACCTCGGCGTCCTGTGGGATGTCGCCGATCTCGAGGGGCTCCAGGCGGTGCCTTACCGCAGCGACCGGCTGTGCGTGGTGATGCAGGCCGGGCATCCGCTGTCCGGCCTGCCGGCGGTGCGCTTCGAGCAGACGCTGGCCTACCCGTCGATCGGCGTCACGCCGGGCGGCAGGATGGAGGTGATCCTGCGCCGCCAGGCGGCCCTGCTGGGTCACGTCCTGACCCCGAGGATCGTGGTGTCGAGCCTCGACGCCGCGCGGCGGATCGCCGCGGCGGGGCTGGGGCTGGCGATCCTGCCGGAGGAGGTGACTGCGCCGCACGCGGGTGCGGGAGGGTTGGCGCTCGTGCCCTTGTCCGATTCCTGGGCTCGCCGGCAGTTCGTCGTGTGCTCGCGGCCCGACTCGCTGCTGTCGGCCGCCGCGCGGCTGTTGAACGAGCACCTGAAGCGGGAAGCGCTGCACGGCTAG
- a CDS encoding rhodanese-like domain-containing protein has product MTELPSVMNPYFPSLAGTPAAPARFDPRRRRLAASAIALALLAAGCKEDTADRAVSLDFARAELEAGRAILIDIREPDEHATGVAPGARLLPMSQLPTRAGEIPVDPGKPVLLICRTQNRSSAVLEALREHGYSHVRYVQGGMSEWARRGWPLVKPAP; this is encoded by the coding sequence ATGACAGAATTGCCCTCTGTCATGAACCCGTATTTCCCGTCCCTCGCCGGCACCCCGGCAGCCCCCGCGCGCTTCGACCCGCGCCGGCGCCGCCTGGCCGCGTCGGCGATTGCGCTGGCGCTGCTGGCCGCCGGCTGCAAGGAAGACACGGCCGACCGGGCGGTGAGCCTGGACTTCGCCCGGGCGGAACTCGAGGCCGGCCGCGCGATCCTGATCGACATCCGCGAGCCCGACGAGCACGCGACCGGGGTGGCGCCCGGGGCGCGCCTGCTGCCGATGAGCCAGCTTCCCACGCGCGCCGGCGAGATCCCGGTCGACCCGGGCAAGCCGGTGCTGTTGATCTGCCGCACGCAGAACCGCTCGAGCGCGGTGCTGGAAGCGCTGCGCGAGCACGGCTACTCGCACGTGCGCTATGTGCAGGGCGGCATGAGCGAGTGGGCGCGCCGCGGTTGGCCGCTGGTGAAGCCCGCGCCCTGA
- a CDS encoding NAD(P)/FAD-dependent oxidoreductase → MNDRSTRVAILGAGFAGLSTIREIRKRDSQVELTLVAPRAELHYLPGMVWIPSGLRKREDLVVPLDGFLERQRVKFLAAEVTGLADGGRAVKTSAGDLANDALVIATGGRFIRKLPGIEHAITPCEGIAAAEKIRDRLRELQGGTIAVGFAGNPNEPSAMRGGPMFEFLFGIDQQLRREGRRERFELVFFNPSKEPGNRLGPKAVGFLLAEMARRGIRTHLGHKMQRFEKDKVVTEGGEFAADLILFQPGMTGNAWFDATELPRSPGGLIQADAHCRVPGFERVYVAGDSGSFPGPDWMPKQAHMADLQAAAAAANLLGDLAGRPSNETFKVELACIVDAVDRGTLIWRTPEKNLLVPTTRLFHWAKRGFEWNYLRQYR, encoded by the coding sequence ATGAACGACCGCTCCACTCGCGTCGCCATCCTCGGCGCGGGTTTCGCAGGCCTGTCGACGATCCGGGAGATCCGCAAGCGGGACTCGCAGGTCGAGCTCACGCTGGTCGCGCCGCGCGCCGAGCTGCACTACCTGCCCGGCATGGTGTGGATCCCGAGCGGGCTGCGCAAGCGCGAGGACCTCGTCGTGCCGCTCGACGGTTTTCTCGAGCGGCAGCGGGTGAAGTTCCTTGCCGCCGAGGTCACCGGGCTGGCCGACGGCGGGCGCGCCGTGAAGACGAGCGCCGGCGACCTGGCCAACGACGCGCTCGTCATCGCCACCGGCGGCCGCTTCATCAGGAAGCTGCCCGGCATCGAGCACGCGATCACGCCTTGCGAGGGCATCGCGGCCGCCGAGAAGATCCGCGACCGGCTTCGCGAGCTGCAGGGCGGCACGATCGCGGTCGGCTTCGCCGGCAACCCGAACGAGCCCAGCGCGATGCGCGGCGGCCCGATGTTCGAGTTCCTGTTCGGCATCGACCAGCAGCTGCGCCGCGAAGGCCGGCGCGAGCGCTTCGAGCTGGTGTTCTTCAACCCGTCGAAAGAGCCGGGCAACCGGCTGGGCCCGAAGGCCGTCGGCTTCCTGCTGGCCGAGATGGCGCGGCGCGGCATCCGCACCCACCTCGGCCACAAGATGCAGCGCTTCGAGAAGGACAAGGTGGTGACCGAGGGCGGCGAGTTCGCCGCCGACCTGATCCTGTTCCAGCCGGGCATGACCGGCAACGCCTGGTTCGACGCGACCGAACTGCCGCGCTCGCCCGGCGGGCTGATCCAGGCCGACGCGCACTGCCGCGTGCCCGGCTTCGAGCGCGTCTACGTGGCCGGCGACTCGGGCAGCTTCCCGGGCCCCGACTGGATGCCCAAGCAGGCGCACATGGCCGACCTGCAGGCTGCTGCGGCCGCGGCGAACCTGCTCGGCGACCTGGCCGGGCGGCCGTCGAACGAGACCTTCAAGGTCGAGCTCGCCTGCATCGTCGATGCGGTCGACCGCGGCACGCTGATCTGGCGCACGCCGGAGAAGAACCTGCTTGTTCCGACCACCCGGCTGTTCCACTGGGCCAAGCGCGGCTTCGAGTGGAACTACCTGCGGCAGTACCGCTGA
- a CDS encoding glutaredoxin family protein yields the protein MLARLRAFALALLLAAAGFAPGAAVAAGPGEGARYAASAGAESASTVARAVAVVDVFVRDGCPHCADAKVFLSRLAEQRPGLRVEYHPVDTDPQALEELVAISRAAGAWPPGVPTFVVDGRVMVGFDDAEHAGRELVALIDRASAPRDSVETRLFGTLSASRLGLPAFTLALGLLDGFNPCAMWVLLFLLSLLVRMRDRRRMAIVAGTFVLVSGLVYYAFMAAWLNLFLAIGMSDGIRVVLAATALVIGAVNLKDFVAFRQGPSLSIPESAKPGLYARMRRVMKAKALPAALLGVAALAVMVNFVELLCTAGLPAIYSAVLAQQQLEAAVHYAYLGLYIVGYIADDSLMVGAAVFALGSGKLTERGGRWLKLASGAVMLALGLVMLLRPQWLS from the coding sequence GTGCTGGCTCGGCTGCGCGCGTTCGCGCTCGCGCTGCTGCTCGCCGCGGCGGGCTTCGCGCCGGGCGCGGCTGTGGCGGCTGGCCCCGGCGAGGGCGCCCGATACGCGGCCAGCGCCGGCGCGGAATCCGCCTCGACGGTTGCGCGTGCCGTCGCGGTCGTCGACGTCTTCGTCCGCGACGGCTGTCCGCACTGCGCCGACGCCAAGGTCTTCCTGTCGCGCCTCGCCGAGCAACGACCGGGGCTTCGCGTCGAGTACCACCCGGTCGACACCGACCCGCAGGCGCTCGAGGAGCTGGTCGCGATCTCGCGCGCGGCGGGGGCCTGGCCGCCCGGCGTGCCGACCTTCGTCGTCGACGGCCGGGTGATGGTCGGTTTCGACGATGCCGAGCACGCCGGCCGCGAGCTGGTCGCGCTGATCGACCGGGCCAGTGCGCCCAGGGACAGCGTGGAGACCCGGCTGTTCGGCACCCTCAGCGCGTCGCGGCTCGGCCTGCCGGCGTTCACGCTGGCACTCGGGCTGCTCGACGGCTTCAATCCCTGCGCGATGTGGGTGCTGCTGTTCCTGCTGTCGCTGCTGGTGCGGATGCGCGATCGAAGGCGCATGGCGATCGTGGCCGGCACCTTCGTGCTGGTCAGCGGGCTCGTCTACTACGCGTTCATGGCAGCCTGGCTGAACCTGTTCCTCGCGATCGGCATGTCGGACGGGATTCGCGTGGTGCTGGCGGCCACCGCACTGGTGATCGGCGCGGTGAACCTGAAGGACTTCGTGGCCTTTCGGCAAGGGCCTTCGCTGTCGATTCCCGAGTCGGCGAAGCCGGGCCTCTACGCGCGGATGCGTCGCGTGATGAAGGCGAAGGCGCTGCCGGCCGCGCTGCTCGGCGTGGCCGCGCTGGCGGTGATGGTCAATTTCGTCGAACTGCTGTGCACGGCCGGCCTGCCGGCGATCTACAGCGCGGTGCTGGCCCAGCAGCAGCTCGAGGCGGCGGTCCACTACGCCTACCTGGGCCTGTACATCGTCGGCTACATCGCCGACGACTCGCTGATGGTCGGCGCCGCGGTGTTCGCGCTGGGCAGCGGCAAGCTGACCGAGCGCGGCGGCCGCTGGCTGAAGCTCGCCAGCGGCGCGGTGATGCTGGCGCTCGGGCTGGTGATGCTGCTGCGGCCGCAGTGGCTCAGCTGA
- a CDS encoding GMC family oxidoreductase, producing MDSYDYVIVGGGAAGCILANRLTESGRHSVLLLEAGGEPKNFWIPIPAGFANLMRGREFNWGFQTEPEENTRNRVIAVPRGKGLGGSTLINGMIYVRGQPGDYDAWERAGARGWGSADVEPYFRKLEDYAPGGPRRGHGGPMRLHRVSERFQIADAFLKAAAEDGQPMNDDYNDERQDGFGWYQALQHRGRRWSTYDGYLKPARGRPNLRIETGAHVLKLELDGARCTGVTFRQAGQDVTVNAGIEVIMAAGSVQTPQILELSGIGRPSVLEPLGIRVRHALQGVGENYIDHFCTRMNWRLKDTITLNELARGWRLARAVAQYFATRTGILTLGTGLVHGFVRTRPELPTPDAQYFFVHASYANAAERILDREPGMTIGVAQLRPESVGSIHVRSTNPFEGPSIRPNFLATEVDRQCLVEAMKIARRIVGQPAMQRFVVTETAPGPQVNTDDEWLEFGRINGQTIYHPIGTCRMGEDNMAVVDPRLKLRGLAGLRVVDASVMPKMVSGNTQAAVMMVAEKAADIVLEDASQGVS from the coding sequence ATGGACAGCTACGACTACGTGATCGTCGGCGGCGGCGCCGCCGGCTGCATCCTCGCCAACCGCCTGACCGAGTCGGGCCGCCACAGCGTGCTGCTGCTCGAGGCCGGCGGCGAGCCGAAGAACTTCTGGATCCCGATCCCGGCCGGCTTCGCGAACCTGATGCGCGGACGCGAGTTCAACTGGGGCTTCCAGACCGAGCCCGAGGAGAACACCCGCAACCGGGTGATCGCGGTGCCGCGCGGCAAGGGACTCGGCGGATCGACGCTGATCAACGGCATGATCTACGTGCGCGGCCAGCCCGGCGACTACGACGCCTGGGAGCGTGCCGGCGCGCGCGGCTGGGGCTCCGCCGACGTCGAGCCGTATTTCAGGAAGCTCGAGGACTACGCGCCGGGCGGCCCCAGGCGCGGCCACGGCGGACCGATGCGGCTGCACCGGGTCAGCGAGCGATTCCAGATCGCTGATGCCTTCCTGAAGGCGGCCGCGGAAGACGGCCAGCCGATGAACGACGACTACAACGACGAGCGGCAGGACGGCTTCGGCTGGTACCAGGCGCTGCAGCACCGCGGCCGGCGCTGGAGCACCTACGACGGCTACCTGAAGCCCGCGCGCGGCCGGCCCAATCTGCGCATCGAGACCGGCGCGCACGTGCTGAAGCTCGAGCTCGATGGCGCCCGCTGCACCGGCGTGACCTTCCGGCAGGCCGGACAGGACGTGACCGTGAACGCCGGCATCGAGGTGATCATGGCGGCCGGCAGCGTGCAGACGCCGCAGATCCTGGAGCTGTCGGGCATCGGCCGGCCGTCGGTGCTCGAGCCGCTCGGCATCCGGGTGCGGCACGCGCTGCAGGGGGTCGGCGAAAACTACATCGACCACTTCTGCACGCGCATGAACTGGCGGCTGAAGGACACGATCACGCTGAACGAACTGGCGCGCGGCTGGCGGCTCGCGCGCGCCGTGGCGCAGTACTTCGCCACGCGCACCGGCATCCTGACGCTCGGCACCGGCCTGGTCCACGGCTTCGTGCGCACCCGGCCCGAGCTGCCCACGCCCGACGCGCAATACTTCTTCGTGCACGCCAGCTATGCGAACGCGGCCGAGCGCATCCTCGATCGCGAGCCGGGCATGACGATCGGCGTCGCCCAGCTGCGGCCCGAGTCCGTCGGCAGCATCCACGTTCGCTCGACCAATCCGTTCGAGGGTCCTTCGATCCGGCCGAACTTCCTCGCCACCGAGGTCGATCGCCAGTGCCTGGTCGAGGCGATGAAGATCGCGCGGCGAATCGTCGGCCAGCCCGCGATGCAGCGATTCGTGGTGACCGAGACCGCCCCCGGGCCGCAGGTGAACACCGACGACGAGTGGCTCGAGTTCGGCCGCATCAACGGCCAGACGATCTACCACCCGATCGGCACCTGCCGGATGGGCGAGGACAACATGGCGGTGGTCGACCCGAGGCTGAAGCTGCGCGGGCTGGCAGGCCTGCGGGTGGTCGACGCTTCGGTGATGCCTAAGATGGTGTCGGGCAACACCCAGGCGGCGGTGATGATGGTGGCCGAGAAGGCCGCGGATATCGTGCTGGAGGACGCCAGCCAGGGCGTCAGCTGA
- a CDS encoding shikimate dehydrogenase family protein, with protein MREITGHTRIYGILADPIHHVKAPQLMNPVFEAQGFDGVMVPIHVRPEDLGTVLAGLRAQQNFGGFVATVPHKTAMLAHCDELTDAARAIGAVNIVRRLPDGRLRGGMLDGDGFVAGLRSHGIEPAGLSVYLAGAGGAASAIAWALAEAGVSRLTVYNRTADKARQLVDRVAKAGPGVHMAVGTPDPYGHDLVVNATSLGLREDDPLPLDAARLQPGQLVAEIIMQPEETALLKAAKARGCRVHYGKPMLACQIELMAAFMGAPIVPRLS; from the coding sequence GTGCGCGAGATCACCGGCCACACACGCATCTACGGCATCCTCGCCGACCCGATCCATCACGTGAAGGCGCCGCAGCTGATGAACCCGGTGTTCGAGGCGCAGGGCTTCGACGGCGTGATGGTGCCGATCCACGTTAGGCCCGAGGACCTCGGCACCGTGCTCGCCGGCCTGCGCGCGCAGCAGAACTTCGGCGGCTTCGTGGCCACGGTGCCGCACAAGACCGCGATGCTCGCGCACTGCGACGAGCTGACCGACGCCGCGCGCGCGATCGGCGCGGTCAACATCGTGCGCCGGCTGCCCGACGGCCGGCTGCGCGGCGGCATGCTCGACGGCGACGGCTTCGTGGCCGGCCTGCGCAGCCACGGCATCGAGCCGGCGGGCCTGAGCGTCTACCTCGCCGGCGCCGGCGGCGCGGCCAGCGCGATCGCCTGGGCGCTGGCCGAGGCCGGCGTGTCGCGGCTCACCGTCTACAACCGCACCGCCGACAAGGCGCGCCAGCTGGTCGACCGGGTGGCGAAGGCCGGGCCCGGCGTCCACATGGCGGTCGGCACGCCCGACCCCTATGGCCACGACCTGGTCGTCAACGCGACCTCGCTGGGCCTGCGCGAAGACGATCCGCTGCCGCTCGACGCGGCGCGGCTGCAGCCCGGGCAACTGGTGGCCGAGATCATCATGCAGCCCGAGGAAACCGCGCTGCTGAAGGCGGCGAAGGCGCGCGGCTGCAGGGTGCACTACGGCAAGCCGATGCTCGCCTGCCAGATCGAGCTGATGGCGGCCTTCATGGGCGCCCCGATCGTGCCGCGCCTGTCCTGA
- a CDS encoding MFS transporter: protein MNVPGEPGRRLPAAIWTLGFVSLLMDVSSEMIHSLLPVFLVTGLGASAFAVGLIEGAAEATALIVKVFSGALSDYWGRRKPLAVLGYGLGALSKPLFAVAPAAGFVLAARVIDRIGKGIRGAPRDALVAEIAPRELRGAAFGLRQSLDTVGAFLGPLIAMGLMLAWADDFRAVFWVAAIPGFLAVALLFLGIREPGRPEGHVPRNPIRRESLARLPRAYWWVVAFGAVFTLARFSEAFLVLRAEQGGLPLALVPLVLIGMNVVYSLSAYPFGKLSDRVDHGKLLALGLAVLIAADLALAWSSHWSWVWVGVSLWGLHLGITQGLLATMVANAAPRDLLGTAYGLFNLVSGIAMLLASALAGLLWDRFGASLTFVAGAGFCVAALALLAARTLRRTDAAGRTDAK from the coding sequence GTGAACGTGCCAGGCGAGCCAGGGCGGCGCCTGCCCGCCGCCATCTGGACACTCGGCTTCGTGAGCCTGCTGATGGACGTCTCGTCGGAGATGATCCACAGCCTGCTGCCGGTGTTCCTGGTCACGGGGCTCGGCGCGAGCGCGTTCGCGGTCGGCCTGATCGAGGGCGCCGCCGAGGCCACCGCGCTGATCGTCAAGGTGTTCTCCGGCGCGCTGTCCGACTACTGGGGCCGGCGCAAGCCGCTGGCGGTGCTGGGCTACGGTCTCGGCGCGCTGTCCAAGCCGCTGTTCGCGGTGGCGCCCGCCGCGGGCTTCGTGCTGGCGGCGCGCGTGATCGACCGGATCGGCAAGGGCATCCGCGGCGCGCCCCGCGACGCACTGGTCGCCGAGATCGCCCCGCGTGAGCTGCGCGGCGCCGCATTCGGCCTGCGCCAGTCGCTCGACACGGTGGGTGCCTTCCTCGGCCCGCTGATCGCGATGGGCCTGATGCTCGCCTGGGCCGACGACTTCCGCGCGGTGTTCTGGGTGGCGGCGATTCCCGGTTTCCTCGCCGTGGCCTTGCTGTTCCTCGGCATTCGCGAGCCGGGCCGGCCGGAAGGCCACGTTCCGAGGAACCCGATCCGCCGCGAAAGCCTCGCGCGGCTGCCGCGCGCGTACTGGTGGGTAGTGGCCTTCGGCGCGGTGTTCACGCTGGCCCGCTTCAGCGAGGCCTTCCTGGTGCTGCGCGCCGAACAGGGCGGTCTGCCGCTCGCGCTGGTGCCGCTGGTGCTGATCGGCATGAACGTGGTCTATTCGCTGTCGGCCTATCCGTTCGGCAAGCTGTCCGACCGGGTCGACCACGGCAAGCTGCTCGCGCTCGGGCTCGCGGTGCTGATCGCCGCCGACCTGGCGCTGGCCTGGAGCAGCCACTGGAGCTGGGTGTGGGTCGGCGTGTCGCTGTGGGGCCTGCACCTGGGCATCACGCAGGGCCTGCTCGCCACGATGGTCGCGAATGCCGCGCCGCGCGACCTGCTCGGCACCGCCTACGGCCTGTTCAACCTTGTGAGCGGCATCGCGATGCTGCTGGCCAGCGCGCTGGCCGGCCTGCTGTGGGACCGCTTCGGCGCGAGCCTCACCTTCGTGGCCGGGGCGGGATTCTGCGTGGCGGCGCTGGCGCTGCTGGCAGCCCGGACGCTGCGCCGAACCGATGCGGCCGGCCGAACCGATGCAAAATGA
- a CDS encoding Kelch repeat-containing protein, with amino-acid sequence MPSPARPRSPFEIRRRTLLLGAAACATLAACGGGGDSSTPAIQLSSDRSSYLVGEKALLSVRFDGDSARIEPGIGPVANGAVVQTPALADSVVYRLIVEKAGEAPQVRELLLPVAFRERFVELPTPFPVAYHAAVEAADGSVIVIGGDRGGSTLSADVDRFDPVTRSFTRIGSLATGRSEHSALRLADGRILVFGGNTGLGVDRLTELVNPVDGTVSDAGSLARSRGAHAATLLADGRALVVGGTNDDTAELWEPTTGSWRLLASRMSHPREGHSATLLDDGRVLIAGGHFSGTDFVFAEIFDPSTETFTPLASNVTERRLLHVAERLSDGSVLLLGGEILDGQGLTLLSSVLRFDASTNGFSGAAALGSARTLASGHARADGSVLLFGGQLPGEPATGSCVAWRADTQRALAEMPTPRRWHTLNRLPDGRLLVLGGEDQNGGLVPAPLVYE; translated from the coding sequence ATGCCTTCTCCTGCCCGCCCCCGATCGCCGTTCGAGATCCGCCGGCGAACGCTGCTGCTCGGCGCAGCGGCCTGCGCAACGCTCGCCGCCTGCGGCGGCGGCGGCGATTCCTCGACACCCGCCATCCAGCTGTCCTCGGACCGCAGCAGCTACCTGGTCGGCGAGAAGGCGCTGCTCAGCGTCCGCTTCGACGGCGACAGCGCCCGCATCGAGCCCGGCATCGGGCCGGTTGCCAATGGCGCCGTCGTGCAGACCCCGGCGCTGGCCGACTCGGTCGTCTACCGCCTGATCGTCGAGAAGGCCGGCGAAGCGCCGCAGGTTCGCGAACTGCTCCTGCCGGTCGCGTTCCGCGAACGCTTCGTCGAGCTGCCGACCCCGTTCCCGGTCGCCTACCACGCGGCGGTCGAGGCAGCCGACGGCAGCGTGATCGTCATCGGCGGCGACCGCGGCGGCAGCACGCTGTCGGCCGACGTCGACCGCTTCGACCCGGTCACGCGCAGCTTCACGCGGATCGGCAGCCTGGCCACCGGCCGGTCGGAACACTCGGCGCTGCGGCTCGCCGACGGCCGCATCCTCGTGTTCGGAGGCAACACCGGCCTGGGGGTGGATCGCCTGACCGAGCTGGTGAACCCGGTCGACGGGACGGTGAGCGACGCCGGATCGCTGGCACGGTCGCGAGGCGCCCACGCGGCAACACTGCTCGCGGACGGCCGGGCGCTCGTGGTGGGCGGCACCAACGACGACACTGCGGAGCTGTGGGAACCGACCACCGGAAGCTGGCGCCTGCTCGCTTCCAGGATGAGCCACCCCCGGGAAGGGCATTCCGCCACGCTGCTCGACGACGGCAGGGTGCTGATCGCCGGCGGCCACTTCTCCGGCACGGACTTCGTCTTCGCGGAGATCTTCGACCCGTCGACCGAGACCTTCACGCCGCTGGCTTCGAACGTGACCGAGCGGCGCCTGCTTCACGTCGCCGAGCGACTGTCCGACGGGAGCGTGCTCTTGCTCGGCGGCGAGATCCTCGACGGGCAGGGCCTGACGCTGCTGTCGAGCGTGCTGCGCTTCGATGCGTCGACGAACGGCTTCTCCGGCGCGGCGGCGCTCGGCAGCGCCCGCACCCTGGCAAGCGGCCATGCGCGGGCCGACGGCTCGGTGCTGCTGTTCGGAGGCCAGCTCCCTGGAGAGCCCGCCACCGGCAGCTGCGTGGCCTGGCGCGCCGACACGCAGCGCGCGCTGGCCGAGATGCCGACGCCGAGGCGATGGCACACGCTGAACCGCCTGCCCGACGGTCGCCTGCTGGTCCTGGGAGGCGAGGACCAGAACGGGGGCCTGGTGCCCGCCCCGTTGGTCTACGAGTGA
- a CDS encoding ABC transporter substrate-binding protein — MTRLLLAAIAFCLGVASPAAEARFKVMIVTWNGCEEACEGFQAYLREKAVEADFLVRDADRRKERLPGFVAEARAERVDLILTYGTSVTLGIAGRLSDAGKPGFAHDIPKVFMIVADPVGVGLIRGLDAPGRPDLTGTYNRLPEQVNIETLRAYRPGFRRLGLLYHADERNSVLKRDELAALTAPLGFELVARELPLGEDRQPRTEDIGLKLAEMKTAGVDFLYLGSSSFLREHADALTKAANGLGIPVLSPYESLVRDSQALISVAARYAEVGRLAGMQAEKILVGKRKPGDLPVARMSRFAVVINMQVARRLKAFPPLDLLQVAETVN, encoded by the coding sequence ATGACCAGACTGTTGCTCGCCGCGATCGCGTTCTGCCTCGGCGTGGCGAGCCCGGCCGCCGAGGCGCGTTTCAAGGTGATGATCGTGACCTGGAACGGTTGCGAGGAAGCCTGCGAGGGCTTCCAGGCCTACCTCAGGGAGAAGGCGGTCGAGGCCGACTTCCTGGTGCGCGACGCCGACCGCCGCAAGGAGCGGCTGCCGGGCTTCGTGGCCGAGGCGCGCGCCGAGCGCGTCGACCTGATCCTCACCTACGGCACGAGCGTCACGCTGGGCATCGCCGGCCGACTCTCCGACGCCGGCAAGCCGGGGTTCGCGCACGACATCCCCAAGGTCTTCATGATCGTCGCGGACCCGGTCGGCGTCGGGCTGATCCGCGGCCTCGACGCGCCGGGCCGGCCCGACCTGACTGGCACCTACAACCGGCTGCCCGAGCAGGTGAACATCGAGACGCTGCGCGCCTACCGGCCCGGCTTCAGGCGCCTGGGCCTGCTCTATCACGCCGACGAGCGCAACTCCGTCCTGAAGCGCGATGAACTGGCCGCGCTGACCGCGCCGCTGGGCTTCGAACTGGTGGCCCGCGAACTGCCCCTCGGCGAGGACCGGCAGCCGCGCACCGAGGACATCGGCCTCAAGCTCGCCGAGATGAAGACCGCGGGCGTCGACTTCCTGTACCTGGGGTCCTCGTCCTTCCTGCGCGAGCATGCCGACGCCCTCACGAAGGCGGCCAACGGCCTCGGCATCCCGGTGCTGAGCCCCTACGAGTCCCTGGTTCGCGATTCGCAGGCGCTCATTTCGGTCGCGGCCCGCTACGCCGAGGTCGGCCGGCTCGCCGGCATGCAGGCCGAGAAGATCCTCGTCGGCAAGCGCAAGCCCGGCGACCTTCCTGTCGCCCGGATGAGCCGCTTCGCGGTGGTGATCAACATGCAGGTCGCGCGCAGGCTCAAGGCGTTTCCGCCGCTGGACCTGCTCCAGGTCGCGGAAACCGTCAACTGA